A window of the Haloquadratum walsbyi C23 genome harbors these coding sequences:
- a CDS encoding ABC transporter permease: MSVIDHARRVLERLVAASATERILISSAALLLSILLGALLVLIAGRMTTCTVGDAVYYFGTGFCYNPVLVFDRLFLGALGDPFNGAWSPEGQFSVTLRETTLLIFTGLSVALAFQAGIFNIGTQGQMVVGGLATAVLVLQASSVVSGVIGSVLLIPFGVVVGVVSGGLYGSIPGILKAYSDANEVITTIMLNFIATGVTLYLVSGVFKDPESPANRTVPLPEYAQFPTVIFGGRQDFSLVALACGLLAIGGLYYLLEYTAFGYDIQTSGLQPGAAEYGGVDAKRTIVASLTLSGALGGVAGSMYVMMVLGTFQSGLPAYGFDGITVSILAGNNPAGVAFTALLFGVLKSGTTVVQFATDVPPQLVGVLRGLIILFVAMPEFFRLVGQRVVDPGSKPVATDDGNLEATDE; this comes from the coding sequence GTGAGCGTGATCGACCATGCCCGTCGAGTCCTTGAGCGGTTGGTTGCGGCGTCGGCGACCGAACGGATCCTAATCAGCTCGGCGGCGCTGCTGCTCTCGATCCTGCTCGGCGCCCTACTAGTGTTAATCGCCGGTCGAATGACGACGTGCACCGTGGGCGATGCGGTCTATTACTTTGGGACTGGGTTCTGCTACAATCCAGTCTTAGTGTTCGACCGGTTGTTCCTCGGGGCGCTCGGCGATCCATTCAACGGCGCGTGGTCTCCGGAGGGACAGTTCTCGGTAACACTCCGTGAGACTACGCTTCTGATTTTCACTGGGCTGTCGGTCGCCTTGGCGTTTCAAGCGGGCATCTTTAATATCGGAACGCAGGGTCAGATGGTTGTTGGCGGGCTCGCGACCGCGGTTCTTGTGCTCCAAGCCTCGAGTGTGGTCTCGGGCGTCATCGGATCTGTTCTCTTGATTCCGTTCGGAGTCGTGGTTGGAGTAGTCTCTGGCGGGCTTTATGGGTCGATTCCGGGGATCCTGAAGGCTTATTCCGACGCAAACGAGGTGATCACGACAATCATGCTCAACTTCATCGCCACCGGGGTGACGCTGTATCTCGTTAGTGGCGTATTCAAAGATCCCGAAAGTCCAGCGAACCGGACTGTGCCATTGCCCGAGTACGCCCAGTTTCCCACAGTCATATTCGGCGGTCGCCAGGACTTCTCGCTCGTCGCGCTGGCGTGTGGGCTGCTGGCAATCGGCGGACTCTACTATCTGCTCGAATACACGGCGTTTGGCTACGATATCCAGACCAGCGGGCTCCAACCCGGCGCCGCGGAGTACGGCGGTGTCGACGCCAAACGGACCATCGTCGCGAGTCTCACGCTCTCAGGGGCGCTTGGTGGTGTTGCTGGTTCGATGTACGTGATGATGGTATTGGGGACATTCCAGTCAGGGCTGCCCGCATACGGCTTCGACGGGATCACCGTCTCGATCCTCGCAGGCAACAATCCCGCAGGGGTTGCGTTTACAGCACTTTTATTTGGTGTTCTTAAAAGCGGCACTACAGTTGTCCAGTTTGCGACTGATGTGCCGCCACAACTCGTCGGTGTTCTCCGCGGGCTGATTATTCTGTTCGTGGCGATGCCAGAGTTCTTCCGACTGGTGGGTCAGCGGGTTGTTGACCCCGGATCGAAGCCGGTCGCGACCGACGATGGGAACTTGGAGGCAACCGATGAGTGA
- a CDS encoding DUF5827 family protein produces MPRPKDAFETLYPYQLYKPAEILDAELMYTVDEIARLLQGLDPGADLPSETEERVVAWTIPWLMAHADELVINDPVGDEPGYFGLRRETKTASVPDDADT; encoded by the coding sequence ATGCCCAGACCAAAGGACGCATTTGAGACACTGTATCCATATCAGTTATACAAACCTGCGGAGATATTAGATGCTGAGTTGATGTATACCGTTGATGAGATTGCCCGTTTATTACAAGGATTAGACCCAGGCGCCGACCTCCCATCTGAAACCGAAGAACGCGTCGTCGCATGGACGATTCCATGGCTCATGGCGCATGCTGATGAACTTGTCATCAACGACCCTGTTGGTGATGAACCAGGCTATTTTGGACTCAGGCGTGAGACAAAAACAGCATCTGTCCCCGATGACGCGGATACATAG
- a CDS encoding DUF2237 family protein: MSNHETNEEVSPESDDLRDRNVHGEPLQPCGRDPETGYLRDGHCRNLRRDPGRHEVCAVLTQEFLEYSKSQGNDLTTPRPSLNFPGLTPGDRWCLCVPRWAEAHDADCAPPVVLDATSEAVIDDIPLSTLESYAAEEWGDLP; this comes from the coding sequence ATGAGCAATCACGAGACGAATGAAGAAGTATCTCCTGAGTCAGATGATTTGCGGGATCGGAATGTCCACGGTGAACCACTCCAACCATGTGGACGGGATCCTGAGACAGGATATCTCAGAGATGGACATTGCCGAAACCTCCGTCGAGACCCCGGTCGACATGAAGTCTGTGCAGTGCTTACACAGGAGTTTCTTGAATATAGCAAATCACAAGGAAATGATCTCACTACGCCACGTCCATCATTGAATTTTCCCGGACTTACCCCCGGCGACCGATGGTGTCTGTGTGTCCCACGGTGGGCTGAAGCGCATGACGCAGACTGCGCACCCCCTGTTGTCTTGGATGCTACGAGTGAGGCTGTTATTGATGATATCCCACTCTCAACGCTTGAATCATACGCCGCTGAAGAATGGGGCGACTTACCATAA
- a CDS encoding BMP family lipoprotein, whose amino-acid sequence MDRRTFVKATGIAGIAGLAGCSGGPSGGAGNTETETESDNSGDGMEVTTATETTERSPAANIGMVYATGGLGDGSFNDQAQSGAIQAEEDFGIVYNEAQPDEVSQFSNFQQQFAQSTDPDYDLVCCIGFLQANSLAETAGSFPDQDFMIADSVVESPNVVSYTFKEHEGSYLAGLMASLLTTQDFSAGTGSTVSDSTSVGFVGGVESDLIKRFQAGFEAGVAAGSDNIDVSTNYTGSFNDPAAGREAAAAMYNGGADIIFHASGNTGTGVFQAAQEAGRFAIGVDRAQSITRDSYADIILGSMIKRVDTPVYNAIAAKVNGEFTGGESLSLGLAEEGIGLIYGDSLGSKIPADVADEVSTARDNIISGDISVPTSPE is encoded by the coding sequence ATGGATAGACGTACATTCGTAAAAGCGACCGGCATAGCAGGAATCGCGGGTCTGGCGGGGTGTAGCGGCGGTCCATCCGGCGGAGCAGGCAACACGGAGACCGAAACAGAGTCCGATAACTCCGGCGACGGAATGGAAGTGACGACTGCGACCGAAACCACCGAGAGGAGTCCGGCAGCCAACATCGGGATGGTTTATGCGACCGGCGGTCTTGGCGATGGGTCGTTCAATGACCAAGCACAGAGTGGAGCAATCCAGGCTGAGGAGGACTTTGGGATCGTGTACAACGAGGCACAACCTGACGAGGTCTCACAGTTCAGCAACTTCCAGCAGCAGTTCGCACAGTCAACGGATCCTGATTATGACCTGGTCTGCTGTATCGGGTTCCTCCAAGCGAACTCTTTGGCTGAGACCGCAGGGTCGTTTCCCGATCAGGATTTCATGATTGCCGACTCCGTGGTCGAATCGCCCAACGTAGTAAGTTACACATTCAAAGAACACGAAGGATCGTACCTCGCAGGGCTGATGGCTAGTCTGCTCACGACCCAGGACTTCTCGGCGGGCACGGGGTCGACCGTAAGCGACTCCACCAGCGTCGGGTTCGTTGGAGGCGTCGAATCCGATCTCATAAAGCGATTCCAGGCTGGATTCGAGGCGGGCGTCGCCGCCGGAAGTGATAACATCGACGTCAGCACGAACTACACAGGGAGTTTCAACGATCCGGCAGCGGGTCGCGAGGCGGCGGCTGCGATGTACAATGGCGGTGCTGATATCATCTTTCATGCTTCCGGTAACACCGGAACTGGTGTGTTCCAGGCCGCACAGGAGGCGGGCCGGTTCGCAATCGGTGTCGACCGCGCCCAGTCGATTACCCGGGATTCATACGCCGATATCATTCTCGGGAGTATGATAAAACGGGTGGATACACCGGTATATAACGCCATCGCCGCAAAAGTAAATGGCGAATTCACCGGCGGCGAGTCTCTATCACTTGGGCTTGCCGAGGAAGGCATCGGGCTGATCTATGGCGACTCACTGGGATCGAAAATCCCTGCCGACGTGGCTGATGAGGTCTCGACCGCACGCGATAATATCATTAGCGGCGACATCTCGGTCCCGACGTCGCCGGAATGA
- a CDS encoding archaeal proteasome endopeptidase complex subunit alpha — translation MNRNDKQAYDRGTSLFSPDGRIYQVEYAREAVNRGAPSLGIRTTNGVVIAAQRRTSSSLMEAESIEKLHKLDEYIGAASAGHVADARKLIDDAQTAAQRNRLRYGEPMDVRALTRALSDEIQESTQIGGTRPFGAALLIAGVDGSKSDPEPRLFETDPSGAPQEWKAVAIGNGRDELQTFLEEEWSQNLTVGDGVDVAVRALLQTDAELNASEVCVGIVDADGYRVRSDSDIEPILAEYEGTDESEE, via the coding sequence ATGAACCGTAACGATAAGCAGGCGTATGATCGGGGTACATCGCTGTTTTCTCCCGATGGACGAATATATCAAGTTGAGTACGCGCGTGAGGCAGTCAATCGGGGAGCACCAAGCCTTGGCATTCGGACGACCAATGGGGTTGTTATTGCGGCTCAGCGACGAACAAGCTCTTCATTGATGGAAGCCGAAAGCATCGAGAAGTTACATAAACTTGATGAATATATTGGAGCCGCATCTGCGGGTCACGTAGCAGACGCGCGAAAACTCATTGATGATGCACAAACAGCCGCACAGCGAAATCGACTTCGCTATGGTGAGCCAATGGATGTTCGAGCACTAACACGTGCACTCTCCGATGAGATTCAAGAAAGCACACAGATTGGTGGGACACGCCCATTTGGCGCGGCGCTTCTTATTGCGGGTGTTGATGGAAGTAAGTCTGACCCAGAACCACGACTCTTTGAGACAGATCCATCCGGTGCGCCACAGGAATGGAAAGCAGTAGCAATCGGGAATGGTCGTGATGAACTACAGACATTCCTCGAAGAAGAATGGAGTCAAAATCTCACTGTTGGTGACGGTGTTGATGTCGCCGTTCGAGCGTTATTACAGACTGACGCGGAATTGAATGCTTCTGAAGTATGTGTCGGCATTGTTGATGCGGATGGATACCGTGTGCGTAGCGACAGTGATATTGAACCTATTCTTGCGGAATATGAGGGTACTGACGAATCTGAAGAATAA
- a CDS encoding cryptochrome/photolyase family protein, which yields MQLYWHRSDLRGVDNRGLAEAASAVSPDLLPDADGIIPVFIFDDNALEHDGNARVQYMLESIAELRSWYRDRDSDLLIARGDPASILPELASTHDVDRVVWNREYSGFAQSRDQQVADALTEHDIAHCSVRDSIFFEPGSITTNKGEPYSVYTYFWKKWRDREKNAPIDAPDADMFVPDEGIGDSLPTIDSLGFEEPTADIQPAGTNAARNRLSDFCADGIYRYDDDRDYPSRDAVSRLSADLSFGTIGIRDVYAATVAAAEVDGITDAEAESVEEFQSQLAWREFYTHVLYFNPEVVTENYKSYENGIQWRDDPAALQAWKDGETGYPIVDAGMRQLKSEAYMHNRLRMIVASFLTKDLLIDWREGYGHFRQYLADHNIANNNGGWQWAASTGTDAQPYFRIFNPMTQGERYDPDAEYIKQYVPELREVPADTIHEWHELSPTERARLDTDYPAPIVDHSKQREKALEMFETARGDA from the coding sequence ATGCAACTTTATTGGCACCGAAGTGACCTTCGTGGTGTCGACAACCGTGGACTTGCTGAGGCTGCAAGTGCTGTGTCACCCGATTTATTACCTGACGCGGATGGAATTATTCCGGTCTTCATTTTCGATGATAATGCGCTTGAGCATGATGGAAACGCACGCGTCCAGTATATGCTTGAGTCAATAGCTGAATTGCGTTCGTGGTATCGTGACCGTGATTCTGACCTTCTGATTGCTCGTGGCGACCCTGCATCAATCCTTCCCGAACTCGCAAGCACTCATGATGTTGATCGGGTTGTGTGGAATCGTGAATATTCCGGATTTGCACAATCTCGGGATCAACAAGTTGCTGATGCACTCACAGAACACGATATTGCACATTGCTCGGTCCGTGATTCGATTTTCTTTGAACCGGGGTCCATCACGACAAATAAGGGTGAGCCATACTCAGTTTATACGTATTTCTGGAAGAAATGGCGTGATCGAGAGAAAAATGCCCCAATTGACGCCCCAGATGCTGATATGTTCGTGCCTGATGAAGGAATAGGAGATTCGTTGCCAACAATCGACTCACTCGGATTTGAGGAGCCAACTGCAGACATTCAACCAGCAGGAACAAACGCGGCTCGTAATCGATTATCAGACTTTTGTGCTGATGGTATCTATCGGTATGATGATGATCGTGACTACCCCTCTCGTGATGCGGTCTCACGGCTTTCTGCAGATTTATCATTTGGAACTATTGGTATCCGTGATGTGTATGCTGCTACTGTTGCTGCCGCAGAAGTTGATGGGATAACCGATGCCGAGGCTGAATCTGTTGAGGAATTCCAATCACAACTAGCCTGGCGAGAATTTTACACGCATGTGCTATATTTCAACCCAGAGGTCGTCACTGAAAACTACAAATCATACGAAAACGGAATACAATGGCGCGATGACCCAGCAGCACTACAAGCGTGGAAAGACGGGGAGACAGGATATCCAATTGTTGATGCTGGAATGCGACAACTGAAGTCTGAAGCATATATGCACAATCGACTCCGGATGATTGTTGCATCATTTTTGACAAAAGACCTCCTTATCGACTGGCGCGAGGGATACGGTCACTTCCGTCAATATCTCGCCGATCATAATATCGCAAATAACAATGGTGGATGGCAATGGGCAGCTTCGACCGGCACAGACGCTCAACCATATTTCCGAATCTTTAATCCAATGACCCAGGGTGAACGATATGATCCTGACGCAGAATATATCAAACAATACGTGCCAGAGTTGCGAGAAGTTCCTGCCGACACAATCCATGAGTGGCATGAGCTTTCACCGACTGAACGAGCACGTCTTGACACGGATTACCCAGCACCGATTGTCGATCATAGCAAACAGCGTGAAAAGGCGCTTGAAATGTTTGAGACTGCCCGTGGCGATGCATAA
- the thyA gene encoding thymidylate synthase: protein MHQYRDLVTAVLRSGEHKPNRTGVDTISSFSQHYTINLRDGFPLLTTKDLSGSRWHSLLSEFVWYLSGEEHIRSLREETSIWDAWADDDGRLETAYGRFWRRYPVPSTDSQLPGEAWPVDDHRWRNDDGTFDQLAYAIEQLQENPQSRRIVISAWHPANAAISTLPPCHYTFVFNVQNNRLNVHLTQRSGDIALGVPFNIAAYSLLATVIAQQTELTPGTFAHSIVDAHIYCGMGDRGAWYGERETLDSLRNRLEAVDNPSEYRDVRSWLLESAPSEPANQSGYDHIPGLLEQCARSPRSKPQVAIDDVSLDDIGVENIHLSGYDPAPAIRFAVAE from the coding sequence ATGCACCAATATCGCGACCTTGTTACCGCTGTTCTTCGCTCCGGCGAGCACAAGCCGAACCGTACCGGTGTCGATACGATCTCCTCATTTAGCCAGCATTATACGATTAATCTTCGTGATGGATTCCCGTTATTGACAACAAAAGATCTTTCTGGGTCTCGATGGCATTCACTTCTCTCTGAGTTTGTTTGGTATCTCTCTGGTGAAGAACACATTCGATCACTCCGTGAGGAAACGAGTATCTGGGATGCGTGGGCAGATGACGATGGGCGGCTTGAAACCGCGTATGGTCGGTTCTGGCGGCGATATCCGGTTCCATCAACGGATTCACAATTGCCCGGCGAAGCGTGGCCAGTTGATGATCATCGCTGGCGAAATGATGATGGAACCTTCGATCAACTTGCATATGCAATCGAGCAATTACAGGAGAACCCGCAGTCTCGACGGATTGTTATCTCAGCATGGCATCCTGCGAATGCTGCTATTTCGACACTCCCACCGTGTCATTATACCTTTGTGTTCAATGTTCAAAATAATCGATTAAACGTGCATCTCACCCAGCGCTCCGGCGATATTGCTCTTGGCGTGCCATTCAATATTGCTGCATACTCGTTGCTTGCGACGGTCATTGCACAACAGACTGAACTCACCCCAGGAACGTTCGCACATTCTATTGTTGATGCACACATTTATTGCGGAATGGGCGACCGGGGTGCATGGTATGGTGAAAGAGAGACGCTCGATTCTCTTCGAAACCGGCTCGAAGCTGTTGACAACCCATCTGAGTATCGTGATGTCCGGTCGTGGCTTCTTGAATCTGCACCATCAGAGCCAGCGAATCAATCGGGGTATGATCATATTCCTGGGTTACTTGAACAGTGTGCACGCAGTCCACGGTCAAAACCACAGGTTGCTATTGATGATGTCTCATTAGATGATATTGGAGTTGAGAATATCCATCTCAGTGGATATGACCCTGCACCAGCAATTCGGTTCGCGGTGGCTGAATAA
- the sod gene encoding superoxide dismutase — MSYELDPLPYEYDALEPQLSEQVLTWHHDTHQQGYVNGWNNAEAELEENRDSHDFSSSAGAIRDVTHNSSGHLLHDLFWQCMSPEGGDEPTGDLGDRIEEDFGSYDAWRGEFEAAAGDASGWALLVYDSFSNQLRNVVVDNHDEGAFWGAHPVLSLDVWEHSYYHDYGPARGDFVDAFFEVVDWEEPSQRYAQAVELFE, encoded by the coding sequence ATGAGCTACGAACTTGACCCACTACCATACGAATACGATGCGCTCGAACCACAATTGTCCGAACAGGTATTGACCTGGCATCATGATACCCATCAACAAGGGTATGTAAATGGATGGAATAACGCCGAGGCAGAACTTGAGGAGAATCGTGACTCGCACGACTTCTCGTCGTCTGCGGGTGCCATTCGAGATGTTACACATAATAGTTCAGGTCATCTTCTCCATGATCTGTTCTGGCAATGTATGTCACCAGAGGGTGGCGACGAGCCGACGGGTGACCTTGGAGACCGAATTGAGGAAGACTTCGGATCATATGACGCCTGGAGAGGCGAGTTTGAAGCCGCCGCAGGCGATGCGAGCGGTTGGGCACTCTTAGTGTACGATTCATTCTCAAACCAACTGCGGAATGTTGTCGTCGATAATCATGATGAAGGTGCTTTCTGGGGTGCCCACCCAGTCCTTTCATTGGACGTCTGGGAACATTCATACTACCATGATTATGGTCCAGCTCGTGGTGACTTCGTTGATGCATTCTTTGAGGTTGTTGACTGGGAAGAGCCAAGCCAACGATACGCACAAGCTGTCGAGCTCTTCGAATAA
- a CDS encoding IS4 family transposase translates to MGRRSRSWKPELDEDGQLCDMDVSGWIQTEFRSAEFGDKRLSDRLVQLGDELGIGSSPAESIPAACGDWASTKATYRFCDNENVDPNEVLSAHKQQQQSRVSRSDELLIVSDTTELVFPRHPSKEALGDIGNSEMDLEGIKLHSTIGINPRTHRMTGVIDQQPLIEDQQADEKYDANGKAEPIQLDSEHEKWSRGDSQARDWLADDIRPLFIHDRGADSFAFYEEVTREMENAGFIVRANQNRRIWTDDGEPGKLFDWSSDLAEQGRKTIEIQQGGGREARTAELSIATGTCELRAPRNNPEQEGSIEVNVVRVDEVGENDDPIQWVLLTTESVEEFEETLTLIDYYGLRWRIEDWHKVLKSGCNIEERQLQTWERMEVLLSMYSVIAWKVLELRELARGDSSVSPAVLLSEAERTILETKFPELSGQDGKSYAVSVAKLGGYLDRGSDPPPGWETMWKGLQKLRMWAEGYELGAE, encoded by the coding sequence ATGGGGCGTCGCTCACGGAGTTGGAAGCCAGAACTCGATGAAGATGGACAGCTGTGTGACATGGATGTTTCAGGATGGATTCAAACGGAGTTTCGATCAGCCGAGTTTGGAGACAAGCGCCTGAGTGACCGACTAGTACAACTTGGGGATGAACTCGGCATCGGCAGCTCGCCTGCCGAGTCCATCCCTGCTGCCTGCGGAGACTGGGCGTCCACAAAAGCTACATACCGATTTTGCGATAATGAGAATGTGGATCCCAACGAGGTTCTCTCTGCTCACAAGCAGCAACAGCAATCAAGAGTGAGTCGGTCAGACGAACTCCTGATTGTCTCCGATACCACCGAACTCGTGTTTCCGAGACACCCCTCCAAGGAGGCTCTCGGCGATATTGGCAACTCTGAAATGGATCTCGAAGGTATCAAGCTTCACTCCACGATCGGAATCAATCCACGGACCCATCGAATGACTGGGGTCATCGATCAGCAGCCGCTGATCGAGGACCAGCAGGCCGATGAGAAGTACGATGCCAACGGCAAAGCAGAGCCGATTCAACTTGACAGTGAACATGAGAAATGGAGCCGTGGCGACAGCCAAGCCAGAGACTGGCTCGCCGACGATATCCGCCCGCTATTTATCCATGACCGAGGCGCAGATTCATTCGCGTTCTACGAGGAAGTCACCAGAGAGATGGAAAATGCTGGCTTCATTGTCCGAGCGAATCAAAACCGACGGATTTGGACTGATGATGGTGAACCTGGAAAACTCTTTGACTGGAGCAGCGACCTTGCCGAGCAAGGTCGCAAAACAATCGAGATTCAACAGGGAGGTGGGCGCGAAGCGAGAACAGCGGAGTTGTCGATAGCCACTGGAACGTGTGAGTTGCGCGCGCCAAGGAATAATCCTGAACAAGAGGGCTCAATCGAGGTGAATGTCGTGAGAGTCGACGAGGTCGGTGAAAATGACGACCCGATTCAGTGGGTGTTGCTCACCACTGAATCGGTCGAAGAGTTTGAGGAAACGCTGACACTCATCGACTATTACGGCCTCCGCTGGCGAATTGAAGACTGGCATAAAGTGCTCAAGAGTGGCTGTAACATCGAAGAACGGCAACTGCAGACTTGGGAGCGGATGGAAGTGTTGTTGAGCATGTATTCAGTGATCGCGTGGAAAGTTCTGGAGCTACGAGAACTTGCTCGTGGTGATAGTTCAGTATCTCCGGCGGTCCTGTTGAGTGAGGCAGAGCGCACAATTCTGGAAACGAAATTTCCAGAATTGAGCGGTCAAGATGGGAAATCATACGCAGTGAGCGTGGCTAAACTCGGCGGTTATCTTGATCGTGGTTCAGATCCGCCACCAGGATGGGAGACGATGTGGAAAGGACTCCAGAAGCTACGCATGTGGGCTGAAGGATACGAACTCGGTGCTGAATGA
- a CDS encoding MBL fold metallo-hydrolase, with protein MIQNVASNVQAFSSNVFLVTGETTALIDAGANFDVVSQIQEHTEQIDRLYLTHTHVDHVENIPSVRDAFDVETWGYDTTHDIVDHAIQDEESIPIGDERYMALHTPGHKPDHLCFYAANIGICFAGDLIFANGSFGRTDLEGGNRKTLIQSIDRIADTVTDNLTAIYSGHGPAITTDPKENIDMAAQAARV; from the coding sequence ATGATACAAAATGTAGCCAGTAACGTCCAAGCATTTAGCTCAAACGTATTTCTTGTCACTGGAGAGACAACTGCACTTATCGATGCAGGAGCGAATTTCGATGTTGTCTCTCAGATACAAGAGCATACTGAGCAAATTGATCGGCTTTATCTCACGCATACGCATGTTGATCATGTTGAGAATATCCCGTCAGTTCGTGACGCATTTGATGTTGAAACATGGGGCTATGATACAACACACGATATTGTTGACCACGCAATCCAAGATGAGGAGTCAATCCCGATTGGTGATGAGAGATATATGGCACTTCATACGCCAGGACACAAACCTGATCATCTCTGTTTTTATGCTGCTAATATCGGGATTTGCTTTGCTGGCGATCTCATCTTCGCCAATGGTAGTTTTGGACGAACCGATCTTGAGGGGGGAAATCGAAAAACACTGATTCAAAGCATTGATCGAATAGCGGACACAGTTACTGATAATCTCACTGCGATTTATTCTGGACATGGTCCCGCGATTACAACGGATCCAAAGGAAAATATCGATATGGCGGCCCAGGCTGCTCGAGTGTAA
- a CDS encoding ABC transporter permease, translating into MSDSSSETTGVNPGVDPEPDKEATREKGPLAPQSSRGLTAWAAIGLIAALLLGGTAFPDTILGILADIITDKDTFAAALRLSVPIAFAALGGIFSERAGVINIGLEGLLIISAFTAIYVTDITGEIWVGFSGGVVASVLLALLFAVVTIEFRADQIIAGLAVWLIALGLAPFASQVIYNSPNTPTVGTTRSISVPVLAEIPFFGALFSASPSVYMLLIAVVASWYVFERTAFGRWVRASGENPKALDTAGVNVNRVRYAGVLISGVLAGMGGSALSLDLGQFTGNGATMVNGKGFIAIVAYLFGNYNPIGAFLATMLFAGLDAIQTVFQLQGIGLPQQLIRVIPFVMVIVILAFVGRTRLPESAGEHYESGEK; encoded by the coding sequence ATGAGTGACTCCTCGTCAGAGACCACTGGAGTGAACCCAGGCGTAGACCCAGAGCCGGATAAGGAAGCGACTCGCGAGAAGGGACCGCTGGCGCCGCAGTCGTCCCGCGGACTGACCGCATGGGCAGCGATCGGGTTAATCGCGGCGTTGCTTCTCGGCGGAACAGCGTTTCCAGACACAATTTTGGGGATTCTCGCCGACATTATCACCGACAAGGACACGTTTGCTGCGGCACTCCGACTGTCGGTCCCAATCGCATTTGCCGCGCTCGGGGGGATATTCTCGGAGAGAGCGGGTGTTATAAACATCGGCCTGGAAGGGCTGCTTATCATTTCAGCGTTCACCGCAATCTACGTCACTGATATCACTGGCGAAATCTGGGTTGGGTTCAGCGGCGGCGTGGTCGCGAGTGTGCTGCTCGCACTGCTTTTCGCGGTTGTTACAATCGAGTTCCGCGCCGACCAGATCATCGCAGGATTGGCGGTGTGGTTGATTGCGCTAGGACTCGCCCCCTTCGCATCGCAGGTCATCTACAATAGCCCCAACACCCCGACAGTGGGGACAACCAGATCTATCAGTGTGCCGGTGCTCGCGGAGATTCCCTTTTTTGGTGCGCTGTTCTCAGCATCGCCATCGGTGTATATGCTCCTCATTGCGGTGGTAGCTTCGTGGTACGTCTTTGAGCGGACCGCGTTCGGTCGATGGGTCCGGGCGAGCGGTGAGAACCCGAAGGCGCTTGACACTGCCGGGGTGAACGTCAACCGAGTCCGATACGCGGGGGTGCTCATCTCGGGCGTCCTCGCGGGGATGGGCGGGTCGGCGCTGTCGCTCGACCTTGGACAGTTCACCGGTAATGGGGCGACGATGGTCAACGGAAAGGGATTTATTGCCATCGTGGCATACTTATTCGGGAACTACAATCCGATTGGGGCGTTCTTGGCAACGATGCTGTTCGCAGGACTTGACGCGATTCAGACGGTGTTCCAACTCCAGGGGATTGGTCTGCCACAGCAACTCATCCGAGTCATCCCGTTTGTGATGGTGATTGTCATTCTCGCCTTTGTTGGTCGAACGCGACTTCCTGAATCCGCCGGCGAACACTATGAGTCCGGCGAAAAGTAG
- a CDS encoding dihydrofolate reductase: MNNINSDDRSPTDGSERTHNQTTDHDVDIDIDIDIDIVLIAAVAANDIIGRDGEMPWHIPADLQQFKRRTMGHPVILGRRTYEAIIGALGEPFPGRTSIVLSSQSRDVPADVILVHSITSAIREASKNARERGVGTVYVAGGGGVYEQFLPLADRLRLTELHDEYEGDTKFPSWDDTVWQETTREKNETFDFVTYERTP; this comes from the coding sequence ATGAATAATATTAATTCGGATGACCGATCACCTACAGACGGATCAGAGCGAACACATAATCAGACCACTGACCATGATGTCGACATTGATATTGACATTGATATTGATATTGTACTCATCGCTGCTGTTGCGGCAAATGACATCATTGGTCGGGATGGAGAGATGCCATGGCACATCCCAGCTGATCTTCAGCAATTCAAACGCCGAACTATGGGTCATCCAGTTATTCTTGGTCGTCGGACATACGAGGCGATTATCGGCGCACTTGGTGAGCCATTCCCTGGGCGTACCAGCATTGTCCTTTCATCTCAATCACGTGATGTGCCGGCTGACGTGATTCTGGTGCACTCAATCACAAGTGCGATTCGCGAGGCATCGAAAAATGCTCGCGAGCGTGGTGTGGGAACTGTCTATGTTGCAGGCGGTGGCGGCGTGTACGAACAGTTTCTCCCCCTTGCAGATCGACTTCGTCTGACTGAACTACATGATGAATATGAGGGAGACACAAAATTCCCGTCGTGGGATGACACCGTGTGGCAGGAGACAACACGTGAAAAAAACGAGACATTTGATTTTGTGACATATGAGCGAACACCGTGA